From a region of the Bradyrhizobium sp. KBS0727 genome:
- a CDS encoding transposase — translation MGTEYFKNEALRSFWSVHVEAWRRSGLSKRKYCRQHRLSCSTFDRWLRHLIDVETLKIRAELRREERRERLRKKRSPVSNDQRCRAVQAFWAMHVEAMRWCGMNMQAYSRAHGISQHSLRRWRDLIDANEVEIDWRTHLHPSARPLVSTSASSAAKESVAGTRLTDTPTADPPSDGRANRRRFSEEEKLAIVRESEQPGATAAEVCRRHGIVSSMLFRWRVQFGFGKRAPAKLVAVKVTAAQSGTLVLNDLLQPPDGMTVVELDDGRRVFAPMGSDPDAVRRHVIEQEIAR, via the coding sequence GTGGGTACGGAATATTTCAAGAACGAGGCGCTCCGTTCTTTTTGGTCGGTACACGTTGAAGCGTGGCGACGAAGCGGTCTGAGCAAACGCAAATATTGTCGTCAGCATCGTCTCAGCTGCAGCACATTCGATCGCTGGCTGCGGCATCTGATTGACGTTGAAACCCTGAAAATACGTGCGGAATTGCGTCGAGAGGAACGTCGGGAGCGGCTCCGCAAGAAGCGGAGTCCGGTGTCGAACGACCAGCGCTGCAGAGCCGTGCAAGCGTTCTGGGCGATGCACGTCGAAGCGATGAGATGGTGCGGAATGAACATGCAAGCGTATTCCCGGGCACATGGCATATCGCAGCACAGCTTGAGGCGGTGGCGTGATCTGATCGACGCCAATGAAGTGGAAATCGACTGGCGGACCCATCTTCATCCGAGTGCCCGCCCCCTGGTAAGCACTAGTGCTAGCAGCGCTGCTAAGGAGTCCGTCGCCGGAACGCGCTTGACAGATACGCCGACAGCTGATCCGCCGAGCGATGGACGTGCCAACCGACGCCGCTTCAGTGAGGAGGAAAAGCTGGCGATCGTCCGCGAGTCCGAACAACCCGGCGCCACCGCCGCCGAGGTTTGCCGGCGCCACGGCATCGTCAGCAGCATGCTGTTCCGGTGGCGGGTACAGTTCGGGTTCGGCAAGCGAGCACCGGCCAAGTTGGTGGCTGTGAAAGTTACCGCAGCGCAATCGGGAACGCTCGTCCTGAACGATCTGTTGCAGCCGCCCGACGGCATGACGGTTGTCGAATTGGACGATGGGCGACGTGTCTTTGCACCGATGGGCAGCGATCCGGATGCAGTCCGTCGACACGTCATCGAGCAGGAGATAGCACGATGA
- a CDS encoding conjugal transfer protein TraG — MFPAKIYLGQIAVVFGIVVTSTWGATQWTASALVYQDGLGSPWFTLSGYPVYLPWRLFEWWYAYEAYAPEIFERAGAVSAGGGIAGALFAVVNSVWRARQNQLVTTYGSARWATPKEIVGAGLFRAKGVFLGRIDDDYLRHDGPEHVMCFAPTRSGKGVGLVLPTLLSWTSSAVVHDIKGENWHLTAGWRSRFSHCLLFDPTDTRSARYNPLLEVRKGAAEVRDVQNIADILVDPEGALERRTHWEKTSHALLVGVILHVLYAEENKTLTRVTEILADPAQSFEKTLRIMMATNHLGTVDAPKVHPVVAATARELLNKSENERSGVLSTAVSFLGLYRDPTVGRNTEACDWRIADLVAADRPVTLYLVVPPSDISRTKPLMRLILNQIGRRLTETLNTNDGAPTQRQLLLMLDEFPALGRLDFFESALAFMAGYGIRAYLIAQSLNQIAKAYGENNAILDNCHVRIAFAANDERTAKRISDALGTATELRAQRNYAGHRLAPWLGHVMVSRQETARPLLTPGEVMQLPQDEAIVLVSGLAPVRAKKLRHYEDANFSKRLLPPPRLDSGAYADCPRSRAHDWQDQLRQVDLRLATLPFRDLMQSAEEEGGLKQQLPLFDEPAHGVGETSSGEERLFEDDSDAASDRNQMQRAANGPATVRRAHAVTRDDDDLLPAF, encoded by the coding sequence ATGTTTCCGGCAAAAATCTATCTGGGACAGATCGCCGTTGTCTTCGGCATTGTCGTCACCTCGACGTGGGGCGCGACGCAGTGGACGGCCAGCGCGCTCGTCTATCAAGACGGCCTTGGCTCGCCCTGGTTCACGCTGTCGGGCTATCCGGTCTATCTGCCCTGGCGGCTGTTTGAGTGGTGGTATGCGTATGAAGCGTATGCGCCCGAGATATTCGAGCGCGCCGGTGCGGTCTCCGCAGGTGGAGGGATTGCAGGCGCGTTGTTTGCCGTCGTCAATTCCGTCTGGCGCGCGCGGCAAAATCAGTTGGTCACGACCTACGGCTCGGCGCGTTGGGCGACACCAAAGGAAATCGTTGGCGCCGGTCTGTTCCGGGCCAAGGGCGTTTTCCTCGGCCGCATCGACGACGACTATCTTCGCCACGACGGTCCAGAACATGTGATGTGCTTTGCTCCGACGCGCTCGGGCAAGGGTGTCGGTCTGGTACTGCCGACCTTGCTCTCCTGGACCTCGTCTGCCGTGGTTCACGACATCAAGGGCGAGAACTGGCACCTCACGGCCGGCTGGCGGTCGCGCTTCTCGCATTGTTTGCTGTTCGACCCGACCGACACGCGGAGTGCCCGGTACAATCCGCTGCTTGAGGTACGCAAGGGCGCCGCTGAAGTCCGGGACGTTCAGAACATCGCCGACATTCTGGTCGATCCGGAGGGCGCGCTCGAGCGCCGCACCCATTGGGAAAAGACCAGCCATGCGCTCCTCGTCGGGGTGATCCTTCACGTGCTCTACGCCGAGGAGAACAAGACCCTCACTCGCGTCACCGAAATCCTCGCCGATCCCGCGCAATCGTTCGAAAAGACACTGCGGATCATGATGGCGACCAACCATCTCGGCACGGTGGACGCACCGAAGGTTCATCCTGTTGTGGCGGCAACGGCGCGCGAACTGCTCAACAAGTCCGAGAATGAACGCTCCGGTGTGCTGTCGACCGCGGTGAGTTTCCTCGGGCTTTATCGGGATCCGACCGTCGGCCGCAATACCGAGGCCTGCGACTGGCGGATCGCTGACCTCGTTGCCGCCGACAGGCCAGTCACGCTCTATCTCGTGGTGCCGCCCTCCGACATCAGCCGTACCAAGCCCTTGATGAGGCTGATCCTCAATCAGATCGGCCGCCGCCTTACCGAAACGTTGAACACGAATGATGGAGCGCCGACGCAGCGGCAACTCCTGTTGATGCTGGACGAGTTCCCGGCGCTGGGGCGGCTTGACTTCTTCGAGAGCGCGCTGGCGTTCATGGCCGGTTACGGCATCCGCGCCTACCTGATCGCGCAGTCGCTCAACCAGATCGCCAAGGCTTATGGCGAGAACAACGCCATCCTCGACAATTGCCATGTGCGGATCGCGTTTGCAGCCAATGATGAGCGGACTGCCAAACGTATCTCGGACGCGCTCGGCACTGCCACGGAGCTCAGGGCCCAACGCAACTATGCCGGCCATCGGCTCGCGCCCTGGCTAGGGCACGTCATGGTCAGCCGGCAGGAGACCGCTCGGCCCCTGCTAACACCGGGCGAAGTGATGCAGCTTCCCCAGGATGAAGCGATCGTGCTCGTGTCGGGCCTTGCACCCGTACGCGCCAAGAAGCTGCGGCACTATGAGGACGCAAACTTCAGCAAGCGGCTGCTTCCGCCGCCACGGCTTGACAGCGGCGCATACGCCGATTGTCCCCGCTCGCGAGCCCATGATTGGCAAGACCAGCTTCGGCAGGTCGATCTCCGGCTGGCAACGCTTCCGTTCCGCGATCTGATGCAGAGCGCCGAGGAAGAGGGCGGGCTCAAGCAGCAACTGCCCCTGTTCGACGAACCCGCGCACGGCGTCGGCGAGACTTCTTCCGGTGAGGAACGCCTCTTTGAAGACGATTCCGACGCGGCCTCCGATCGCAACCAGATGCAGCGCGCTGCCAATGGGCCGGCAACGGTGCGCCGCGCCCATGCGGTCACGCGCGACGACGACGATCTGCTCCCAGCCTTTTGA
- the rlxS gene encoding relaxase/mobilization nuclease RlxS (I built this because a sul1 chimera in AMR looks like the C-terminus.), with translation MSDIDDEFKVRLGRIGNRRGRKAIGYVKRVRKIAQKAGIGTTHRASGFTGSRIGRGYAQGMVSASRRSLGQRRVVIKARIVRIKAGDAGAVRAHLRYVQRDGVTREGNPGELYDEGHDRVDAKTFADRAEGDRHQFRFIVAPEDSAEIADLKPFVRDLMRQMESDLGTRLDWVAADHFNTGHPHSHIVVRGKDDHGNDLVIARDYIGHGMRARASELITRELGPESELDHLRKLEQEVGAERFTRLDRAILRDARDSVLALSEKPERDPRHHAMRMGRLRALERLELAQETAPGMWRIAGDIEPTLRRMGERGDIIKTMHRDLKGAGLNRAAADQAIFDSKEGGRVVGRLVAEGFSDELRERRYAIVDGIDGRTHYVELGLRRADDEPLVRNTIIELRARETGPRQVDRTIADIATRNQGLYSVDIHRDTDPRASAEFIQSHARRLEAMRRQGLAERLPDGRWNVGQGHLDRAERFEAVNRSERPVRMTVLSWQNLEALPNANGATWLDRQLVAKDPETIAPMGLGSEVGAAIRARRQWLLEQGLARDQDGRMVYARNMLQTLERRELAETGARIAGETGLGYSEIKPGDRPTGTYRRALTLNSGRFALIERAQEFSLVPWRPVLERAKGQAVTGVVGGAGISWSVGTKRGLGR, from the coding sequence GTGTCCGACATCGACGACGAGTTCAAAGTCAGGCTTGGCCGCATCGGCAACCGTCGCGGCCGCAAGGCAATCGGCTACGTCAAGCGCGTCCGCAAGATCGCGCAAAAAGCCGGCATCGGAACAACGCACCGAGCTTCCGGTTTTACCGGCTCACGCATCGGCCGTGGCTATGCGCAGGGAATGGTGTCCGCCAGCCGTCGCTCTCTGGGCCAGCGCCGGGTCGTCATCAAGGCGCGGATCGTCCGCATCAAGGCAGGCGATGCCGGCGCGGTGCGGGCTCATCTGCGCTATGTCCAGCGCGACGGCGTCACGCGCGAGGGGAATCCCGGCGAGCTTTACGATGAAGGCCACGATCGTGTTGATGCCAAGACTTTTGCTGATCGAGCCGAAGGCGACCGCCACCAGTTTCGTTTCATCGTGGCGCCGGAGGACTCTGCCGAAATCGCCGACCTCAAACCGTTCGTCCGCGACCTGATGCGGCAGATGGAATCCGATCTCGGAACCAGGCTCGATTGGGTCGCCGCCGATCACTTCAATACCGGCCACCCCCACAGCCACATCGTGGTGCGGGGCAAGGACGACCATGGGAACGACCTCGTGATCGCCCGCGATTACATCGGCCATGGGATGCGGGCCCGGGCGAGCGAACTGATCACCCGTGAACTGGGGCCCGAAAGCGAATTGGACCATCTGCGCAAGCTCGAGCAGGAGGTTGGCGCGGAGCGTTTCACCCGTCTCGACCGCGCGATCCTCCGTGACGCGCGCGACAGCGTCCTTGCGCTTTCCGAAAAGCCGGAGCGCGACCCGCGGCATCATGCCATGCGGATGGGCAGGCTTCGGGCGCTCGAGCGCCTGGAACTGGCACAAGAAACGGCGCCGGGTATGTGGCGGATCGCCGGAGATATCGAACCGACCTTGCGGCGCATGGGGGAGCGCGGCGATATCATCAAGACCATGCACCGCGACTTGAAGGGCGCGGGGTTAAATCGCGCTGCGGCCGATCAGGCGATCTTCGACTCCAAAGAAGGCGGCCGTGTCGTCGGACGCCTGGTCGCGGAAGGGTTCTCGGACGAACTGCGTGAGCGGCGCTATGCGATTGTCGACGGGATCGACGGCCGGACGCATTACGTCGAGCTCGGGTTACGGCGCGCCGATGACGAGCCGCTGGTTCGGAACACGATCATCGAGCTGCGTGCACGGGAGACAGGTCCGCGCCAGGTCGACCGTACCATTGCGGACATCGCGACGCGCAACCAAGGGCTCTATAGCGTGGATATTCATCGCGACACCGACCCGCGCGCTTCAGCCGAGTTTATCCAAAGCCACGCTCGCCGGCTTGAGGCGATGCGAAGGCAGGGCTTGGCCGAGCGGTTGCCGGACGGGCGATGGAATGTCGGGCAAGGTCATCTCGACCGGGCAGAGCGCTTCGAGGCGGTGAACCGTTCAGAACGTCCTGTGCGCATGACGGTATTGTCGTGGCAGAACCTTGAAGCGTTGCCCAACGCCAACGGCGCGACCTGGCTTGACCGTCAGCTGGTTGCGAAGGACCCTGAGACGATCGCCCCGATGGGGCTTGGATCAGAGGTCGGCGCGGCGATTCGGGCACGGCGCCAATGGTTGCTCGAGCAGGGGCTCGCGCGCGATCAGGACGGCCGCATGGTCTATGCGCGCAATATGCTGCAGACCCTGGAGCGGCGTGAGCTTGCCGAGACCGGCGCCCGCATCGCCGGCGAAACCGGCCTTGGATATTCCGAGATCAAGCCCGGCGACCGGCCGACCGGAACCTATCGGCGGGCGCTGACGCTGAACAGTGGTCGGTTTGCCCTGATCGAACGGGCGCAGGAATTCAGCCTAGTGCCATGGCGGCCGGTGCTTGAACGCGCAAAAGGGCAGGCGGTCACCGGTGTCGTCGGCGGTGCGGGGATTTCCTGGTCGGTCGGGACCAAACGCGGGTTGGGACGGTGA
- a CDS encoding GSU2403 family nucleotidyltransferase fold protein: MAAPPLVAQTTYAELLERCAGAAFHDAFDDEGAFTPKTVKGRRYWYFQTGSGEARTQRYVGAETPELLERIARHKEVRDDERERRALVQTLVRSFYLARPLPEIGEVIAALAKAGVFRLRGILVGTVAYQTYSAMLGVRLSGGALQTGDIDIAQFKNVSVAVGDSTPPVLDVLKEVDKTFRAVPHTVDGRRVTSYAAKGGLRVDFLTPNEGGETGKPQPLPALRTDAQPLRFLDFLIHDPEPAVILHGAGIYVQVPAPARYAIHKLIVSRRRPEGQAKRDKDLLQAEALFEALADKRPHELKSAWQEAYERGPTWRQLLAEGIGLLSASARDLTLKSVDSRRSIVPGIDLVFNNPPARYDFSRDIVSFEGTALGSPVACAISREALDDHFGTDGLGQDGRLEGFLKSRSRIELMARAKYLSWPVEEPAAVLIKTMDIKKLSEEISTAAPAAPAGRSGKKR; encoded by the coding sequence ATGGCGGCACCTCCGCTGGTCGCGCAGACCACTTATGCCGAGCTTCTGGAACGGTGCGCCGGCGCCGCGTTCCACGACGCCTTCGACGACGAAGGCGCCTTCACGCCCAAAACGGTCAAGGGACGCCGCTACTGGTATTTCCAGACCGGCTCCGGCGAGGCGCGTACGCAACGTTACGTCGGTGCGGAAACGCCCGAACTTCTTGAACGTATCGCCCGCCACAAGGAGGTCCGGGACGATGAACGCGAACGTCGTGCCCTGGTCCAGACATTGGTGCGATCCTTCTACCTTGCCCGTCCCCTCCCCGAAATCGGCGAGGTTATCGCCGCGCTGGCGAAGGCCGGCGTGTTCAGGCTTCGTGGCATTCTGGTCGGCACGGTCGCCTACCAGACCTATTCCGCGATGCTCGGCGTCAGACTTTCTGGCGGCGCCTTGCAGACCGGTGACATCGACATCGCCCAGTTCAAGAACGTGTCGGTTGCCGTCGGCGACAGTACTCCGCCGGTACTCGACGTATTGAAGGAAGTCGACAAGACCTTTCGCGCGGTCCCACACACCGTCGATGGCAGACGGGTGACCAGCTATGCCGCCAAGGGTGGACTGCGGGTGGATTTCTTGACGCCGAACGAAGGCGGAGAAACCGGCAAACCCCAGCCCCTGCCCGCGCTTCGAACCGATGCGCAGCCCTTGCGCTTTCTCGATTTTCTCATCCACGATCCCGAACCGGCGGTGATCCTGCATGGTGCCGGCATTTACGTTCAGGTTCCGGCACCGGCGCGGTACGCGATTCACAAGTTGATCGTTTCACGCCGGCGGCCTGAAGGTCAGGCAAAACGTGACAAGGATCTGCTGCAAGCCGAGGCGTTGTTCGAGGCGCTTGCGGACAAGCGTCCCCATGAACTCAAGAGCGCATGGCAGGAAGCCTATGAGCGCGGTCCGACGTGGCGGCAGTTGTTGGCCGAAGGCATCGGGCTATTGAGCGCCTCCGCCCGGGATCTGACATTGAAGAGCGTCGACAGCCGACGGTCGATCGTTCCGGGGATCGACTTGGTGTTTAACAATCCCCCCGCCCGCTATGATTTCAGCCGGGATATCGTGAGCTTCGAGGGCACCGCACTCGGCAGTCCCGTTGCCTGCGCCATCAGCCGCGAAGCGCTCGACGATCATTTCGGGACCGACGGTCTCGGACAGGACGGCCGCCTCGAAGGCTTTCTCAAGAGCAGATCGAGGATCGAACTGATGGCCCGCGCCAAATATCTTTCCTGGCCGGTCGAAGAGCCCGCCGCGGTATTGATCAAGACCATGGATATCAAGAAGCTCTCAGAGGAGATATCCACGGCGGCGCCAGCGGCACCGGCCGGCCGGTCGGGCAAGAAGCGCTAG